A stretch of the Vigna radiata var. radiata cultivar VC1973A chromosome 7, Vradiata_ver6, whole genome shotgun sequence genome encodes the following:
- the LOC106766231 gene encoding uncharacterized protein LOC106766231, whose amino-acid sequence MVQWPTPSCTKGLRGFLGLAWFYRKFVRGYATIAQPLTDLLKGNFTWSSTTQQAFDTLKYAMTNTTVLSLPDFSKTFYVKIDAFGSTMDAILTQDNHLITYFSKVFCPRLSKSSAYVPELHAIKSAYKQGKLNKVVDALSQPDCLTKGKMHLLTIPQFVFLRDLKESKLLDPDFILMRDKYLSDPSSYPYFNWNDFVIGLPPSNGYTMLLVVVDRFSKAVHLGTIHSDFTAYKVAELFVTLVCKHHGLLKSIVSGRDLIFISRFWSDLFKFSDTLLRMSSSYHSQTDGQTKVMNHTIEQYLRAFVHNKPNHWFKYLPWVEYHYNNAIHSGFRLTLFEVVYGKPPSSIPTYIEDTSSNAVFGHKYHKLAKRFCGPYKVLERIGPIAYKIELSPQSKIHNVFHCSMLKCHEGAVPPSIDHLPPEFVENSPLVTSLLVLDFKTIPMDGVPTRFALVQWNELSPDDTSWEK is encoded by the exons ATGGTTCAGTGGCCAACTCCCTCTTGCACTAAGGGACTACGCGGATTCTTGGGATTAGCATGGTTTTATCGAAAGTTCGTGCGTGGTTATGCAACAATAGCACAACCCTTGACAGACCTTCTCAAAGGGAATTTCACATGGTCTTCCACAACTCAACAAGCATTTGATACACTGAAATATGCTATGACTAATACTACTGTTTTGTCATTGCCTGATTTCTCTAAGACATTCTATGTGAAAATTGATGCCTTTGGATCGACAATGGATGCAATATTAACTCAAGACAATCATCTGATTACCTATTTCAGTAAAGTGTTCTGCCCTCGTTTATCCAAGTCCTCTGCTTACGTTCCAGAGCTTCATGCCATTAAGAGTGCT TACAAACAAGGGAAGCTGAACAAAGTGGTTGATGCTCTTTCACAACCTGATTGCCTTACTAAGGGTAAGATGCACCTGCTCACTATTCCTCAATTTGTGTTTTTGCGTGATTTAAAGGAATCAAAGTTACTTGACCCAGATTTCATCCTTATGAGGGATAAATATCTCTCAGATCCTTCTTCTTATCCTTATTTCAATTGGAATG ATTTTGTAATTGGTCTCCCTCCTTCTAATGGTTACACAATGTTATTGGTGGTCGTGGATCGTTTCTCAAAGGCTGTCCATTTGGGCACTATACATTCAGACTTCACCGCTTATAAAGTAGCAGAGTTGTTTGTCACTTTGGTTTGCAAACACCATGGGTTGCTAAAGAGTATCGTTTCGGGTAGAGACCTGATTTTCATTAGTCGTTTCTGGTCTGATTTGTTCAAGTTCAGCGACACCCTTCTCCGAATGAGCTCCTCTTACCATTCTCAAACGGATGGACAGACCAAAGTCATGAATCACACCATTGAGCAATATCTAAGAGCCTTTGTCCACAACAAACCTAACCATTGGTTCAAATACCTTCCTTGGGTAGAATACCACTACAATAATGCAATCCATTCTGGGTTTAGATTAACTCTGTTTGAAGTGGTTTATGGAAAGCCACCTTCATCTATACCTACTTACATTGAAGACACTTCTTCTAATGCAG TTTTTGGACACAAGTATCATAAACTAGCCAAGCGCTTCTGTGGCCCTTATAAAGTGCTTGAACGTATTGGACCAATTGCATACAAGATTGAGCTTTCGCCACAGTCCAAGATACACAATGTATTTCACTGTTCTATGTTGAAGTGTCATGAGGGAGCTGTTCCTCCAAGTATTGACCATCTTCCTCCTGAGTTTGTGGAGAACAGTCCCCTTGTTACTTCATTGCTTGTTTTGGATTTTAAGACAATACCCATGGATGGTGTTCCCACTCGCTTTGCCTTGGTTCAGTGGAACGAGTTGTCTCCAGATGACACATCGTGGGAAAAATGA